The nucleotide sequence TTTATAGGTTACTCTTGGCAAAAATTTGTAAGTTGATTCCAGCGGACCCCAGTTAAATTGTATTCCTTGTATCCAGTTGTGTGCACTCATGTCACATAAAAAATGGTAAATTGGAAGAGTCGTATTTTGATAGTTATGGGCATTAGTTAATTTTGGAATTATGAATTTATTTAATTTTTTAGATCTTAAGACTACCTTATTCCCACTTATAGATATATAAATATCATTAGGTACAATTTGATTATCTTCTTTTTTAGATGAGTTTGTCAAATAGGGAATTTCATATTGAGTAATATCAGGTCTTAGTAATATATTCCCAACTCTGCTACCAGGCAAGTGTACGATTTCAGCAAATATCCAATCCTCAGAAACAAGACCATTTTCTTTTTCATTTATTGTTTCAATTGTTTTCTTAATTGCGTTATTATCATTTGCAAATCTACCTAATATTTTTGCAGCAGAAGGACCCCAAATTGATGATACATGAACCTTGGAAATACCATTTTCATTAAAAATATTCGAAACCGCACTTAATGTACTAAAATCAAATAATTCATCATTTGACTTTAACTCTTTGAGATCAGCAGATGTGAGCTTTATTTCATATTCCTTATTACTTGTTGCTTCTATTAATTTTCTTAACATTAAATCAAAAGTAGGATTCCAATTGAAAAGCTCACCGTTTTTATTACTTATAAAAAATGGAATCTGTCCTGTATACTCGCCTAAGTCTTCTATGTTGATATTGTGTCCATACCCGATTCCATATTCAGGATCAAGAGCTTCCAATAAACAAACTTCTTCTTCTCCATATCTACTTACAAAATCTTCAATAAATTTGGTCAAATTTTTATTTTGAAAGCTAGTCCATAATTTTGATAATGCGTAAAATCCATCTTTGACATTTGCCTGAATGGAATCATCTATTAAATTTGATTTATTTGAAATATATAAATCTACTTGAACGAACATCTTTGGGTCTATTTTAAAATTTAGACCTTCGATTTCACTAACCTTATCTAGTAGTTTTGTAAAATTAAAATCATTTAGACTTCTCTGCCCAAAATTCTTTTTTATTTCTGATAATAGGTTGTAAAGTTTTACAGTCTCTTTATTTTGTTCCTGTATTTCGGTAAGCTTCTCTAGAAGAAAATCTAGATAAAAGCTTCCACTTACCGTTGGTTCAATCGTTGGAATGATAATTTGGTTTTCGATTAATTCATCTATAAAGAATTCGATTTCCTCATTACCCAAATTTGGCTCTAATTCCTTGACAGAATTTATTAATTTAATATAAGATATTTCCTTTTTTGACTGATCAATTACTTTATCAATAATTTCTGACTTGGGGACTTCACTTATTTCAAATTTTTTACTGCTGCCGTTAAACTTTGATTCGATATATCTGTAATTTTTACCCAATGAAAATAATGAAGTATTTAATCTATAATTAGTACTACTTCTAATATGTTCACTTTCCATTATTTGTTTGAAAAGTTGGCACATGAAATGCATATCAGGCCTCGTGGCAATGGAATGGTCAATTTTGTTACTTACAGTGAAATTTGAATGATCACTAAACTTTCCAGTAGAACAACCTGCAAAAAAGCCAAAAGGAGTTTCTCTTGAGGTTATTCTTAAGAAATATTTAGTTAAGGTGATAATTAGTTTATTCATTTCTTTTTCACCTAATTGTTTTTCCTTAGCTTTTATTATTACGTTTAATAAACCAGGAGATGCTATGTTTAATGCTTGTTGATTAATAGGTTCTTCATAAAAATCAAATAAGAACTTAATTATTTCCTCATTTTTCAGCTTAAGGAATTCTTCCAAATGATTTAATGGGTGTAGGGGGGTTCTGACTACGAATGAATTTAGAATGTTAACTTGCATTATAGATAAAATTTATGACAATAAAAGTGAGGAGTCCCATGATTGATTTTTACTAAGTCTACCAAGTAGTCCTAATCCAACCCCAGCGGTTCCCTCCAAATAACCATAATTTATTTCCGGAACTTCAGTCCTTGGATCAAGTATAAAGTGATAGTTTTCATCTTGTTTTCTCATTTTTAAGCCTACTCTGTACCAGTAATTTGAGCAGGTAAGTAAATCTGGATCTGGATAACTCAAATATGATTTATAGAAAATATAAGCTATTCCAATTGCTCCATGACATAGACAAGCATCTTTTACTAAATTTTCCTCTGGAGAAAGTCTTTTTGTACTATGGAGGAAAATTTCAATAGCCGAATTTTTTAAATATTCAAATCCATCTATATTTGAAAGCTGCAGTAAAGCTGATCCAACGCTTAAGTCACCATAACACCAGGCTAATCGTGATTTTGAGCTATATTTATTTGGTGCAGTGGTATAGTGATAAAAACAACCATGTAAATCTGTAGATAGCTTGTTATTTAGAAGAAATTTAATTCCTCCATTTATCATTTCCTCTGCTTTCTTAGTATTAATTTTTTTTTCAATCGCCTTTCCTAGAAAAACTAAAATAGCAGGAATCCCATGAGACAATCCTAAGTTAATTGGCAGTATGTTGCCATTTTCCATATTTGCCCATGTCACATGCCCATTACTGTCGAAAATGGCATTTTTATATAGTTCATTAACAAGGAATGTAATAGCTTCTTTTATTTTGATATTTATTTTATCTTTACTTAAAAAATATATTCCTATTCCTATTGAACCATGTAAAAAATCGAAATTTTTTCTATTTGCTAATAACTTTAATTGTTCAATAATATAAGAATCCAATTCACCTAGTATATTTTCGGTATCTAATTTGTAAAAACCAAAAGTATTTATATGCTCAACT is from Echinicola marina and encodes:
- a CDS encoding lantibiotic dehydratase; this encodes MQVNILNSFVVRTPLHPLNHLEEFLKLKNEEIIKFLFDFYEEPINQQALNIASPGLLNVIIKAKEKQLGEKEMNKLIITLTKYFLRITSRETPFGFFAGCSTGKFSDHSNFTVSNKIDHSIATRPDMHFMCQLFKQIMESEHIRSSTNYRLNTSLFSLGKNYRYIESKFNGSSKKFEISEVPKSEIIDKVIDQSKKEISYIKLINSVKELEPNLGNEEIEFFIDELIENQIIIPTIEPTVSGSFYLDFLLEKLTEIQEQNKETVKLYNLLSEIKKNFGQRSLNDFNFTKLLDKVSEIEGLNFKIDPKMFVQVDLYISNKSNLIDDSIQANVKDGFYALSKLWTSFQNKNLTKFIEDFVSRYGEEEVCLLEALDPEYGIGYGHNINIEDLGEYTGQIPFFISNKNGELFNWNPTFDLMLRKLIEATSNKEYEIKLTSADLKELKSNDELFDFSTLSAVSNIFNENGISKVHVSSIWGPSAAKILGRFANDNNAIKKTIETINEKENGLVSEDWIFAEIVHLPGSRVGNILLRPDITQYEIPYLTNSSKKEDNQIVPNDIYISISGNKVVLRSKKLNKFIIPKLTNAHNYQNTTLPIYHFLCDMSAHNWIQGIQFNWGPLESTYKFLPRVTYKGAIISLAKWHFSSNELKNALTNQNLEEFAKWKKKYSLPSLVTMDEGDNKLLIDFDNKLIRNILVESLKNKSKIQLTEFIHDSKNAIVRDTSGQGFASQFVFTLTNNSDVYLPQINKDYSSINGVKRNFNIGDEWIFYKFYCGPNFSDSILIEFISPLINQLKQNNFMKKWFFIRYFDEKGYHLRIRIEPSDKSYFSIINNIVNEIGEKLINDRLISDYNLSVYRRELERYGSKYINLVESLFYFESDLILAILAKLDFETLEQKKWNFATMLLNQILENFKCNIEEKHMILLNLSDNFGKEFGKNKFTIKKLNKLYRNIRNDLNSVLKSNQFDDKELEIIKLAIDNYSNRSLVTIQSMVSISSNRNELTNLLYSFLHMAMNRIFKNSQRKYEMVIYDVLNQFYKSELAKIKYN
- a CDS encoding lanthionine synthetase C family protein — encoded protein: MKNSILEQELVIIKNQLITHKYKENEIGLMGGKSGLIIFFIYYYRHTQDRKYLDFALSELEASYNALSNYDFNFTFSSGLSGFAWTVEHINTFGFYKLDTENILGELDSYIIEQLKLLANRKNFDFLHGSIGIGIYFLSKDKINIKIKEAITFLVNELYKNAIFDSNGHVTWANMENGNILPINLGLSHGIPAILVFLGKAIEKKINTKKAEEMINGGIKFLLNNKLSTDLHGCFYHYTTAPNKYSSKSRLAWCYGDLSVGSALLQLSNIDGFEYLKNSAIEIFLHSTKRLSPEENLVKDACLCHGAIGIAYIFYKSYLSYPDPDLLTCSNYWYRVGLKMRKQDENYHFILDPRTEVPEINYGYLEGTAGVGLGLLGRLSKNQSWDSSLLLS